From a region of the Lactuca sativa cultivar Salinas chromosome 4, Lsat_Salinas_v11, whole genome shotgun sequence genome:
- the LOC111886174 gene encoding pollen-specific leucine-rich repeat extensin-like protein 1: protein MAPEKVTEMVLNVDLKCSGCYKKVKKVICKIPQIRDQVFDVDKNKVKLIVVCCSPEAIRDKLCYKGGGAIQSIEIVEKPEKPKEPEKAKPAAVADKPKEAEKAKPPADKPKDAKPAADKPAGKPKEAEKPKAADKPKDQQEKPKAADKPKDAGKPPEAKPKDAGKPPEAKPKDAGKPPEAKPKDAGKPPEGKPKEAEKPKQEAPKKVDFAPNPEVAKMVYEPVHGYPQMYPQSAYPPMVGYGQYYDQGYGGAPFQHGYGMPIAPPPPPPSYGGFGYDHGGYNNGYNGNRSHYSSNDYGGEEEGEGCSIM, encoded by the exons ATGGCGCCTGAGAAG GTGACAGAAATGGTGCTGAATGTCGATCTCAAATGCTCCGGCTGCTACAAGAAAGTGAAGAAGGTTATCTGTAAAATCCCCC AAATAAGGGACCAGGTCTTTGATGTGGACAAGAACAAGGTCAAATTAATCGTGGTGTGTTGTAGCCCTGAAGCTATTCGAGACAAGCTTTGTTACAAAGGTGGAGGTGCGATTCAGAGCATAGAAATCGTCGAGAAGCCGGAAAAGCCTAAAGAACCGGAAAAAGCTAAACCCGCCGCCGTCGCCGATAAGCCAAAAGAGGCTGAGAAGGCGAAGCCACCGGCTGACAAACCAAAAGATGCCAAACCAGCTGCCGACAAGCCTGCCGGAAAACCCAAGGAAGCCGAGAAACCCAAAGCTGCTGACAAGCCAAAGGATCAACAGGAGAAACCCAAAGCCGCTGACAAGCCAAAGGATGCAGGAAAGCCACCGGAGGCCAAACCTAAGGACGCAGGGAAGCCACCGGAGGCGAAACCGAAGGATGCTGGGAAGCCACCGGAGGCTAAACCGAAGGATGCAGGGAAGCCACCGGAGGGGAAACCTAAAGAGGCGGAGAAGCCAAAACAAGAAGCTCCGAAGAAAGTAGATTTTGCTCCGAACCCGGAGGTTGCGAAGATGGTGTATGAACCAGTGCACGGCTATCCACAGATGTACCCACAATCAGCTTACCCACCTATGGTGGGATACGGGCAGTATTACGATCAAGGTTACGGTGGTGCTCCGTTTCAGCATGGCTACGGGATGCCAATagcaccaccaccgccgccgcctAGTTACGGTGGGTTTGGATACGACCATGGAGGGTATAATAATGGGTATAATGGGAACAGGAGTCATTATTCGAGTAATGATTATGGAGGCGAAGAGGAAGGTGAAGGTTGTTCGATAATGTGA